A region from the Candidatus Persebacteraceae bacterium Df01 genome encodes:
- a CDS encoding restriction endonuclease yields MSVKKSSNQGLSVHLAYTALKILNDNDGKMLLSRLLEEIYKQKSGDIPEAEKSVYEGGRVKWAIKMQFLSDIFVKAGFLRKGGGIWRLTADGRNVLLEGEQAVIEKGKKIYADFLKERQKVKKLDSALADEDKTDSEDESIFDVEQHESNAMESIQKHIRSMLPYRFQDLCAALMRGMNYYVRDIASPGPDGGIDILAYTDQLGGKPPRIKVQVKHESKKSGQPELRQLAGILTDGDIGVFISSAGFASGCRDFARNNLKHLELIDMDIFVDLWQKNYDNLSEEDKSLLPLRSIYFLDKKRVQDE; encoded by the coding sequence ATGAGTGTGAAAAAATCATCCAACCAAGGATTGTCAGTACATTTAGCTTATACAGCACTTAAAATATTGAACGACAATGATGGAAAAATGTTGCTGTCTAGATTGTTAGAGGAAATTTACAAGCAAAAAAGTGGAGATATTCCAGAAGCCGAAAAAAGTGTCTATGAAGGGGGTAGAGTTAAGTGGGCAATAAAAATGCAATTTCTCAGCGATATTTTTGTTAAGGCGGGATTTTTGAGGAAAGGAGGAGGTATATGGCGTCTTACTGCTGATGGGCGCAATGTGTTGTTGGAAGGAGAACAAGCTGTTATTGAAAAAGGGAAAAAAATATATGCTGATTTCCTTAAGGAGAGACAGAAAGTAAAAAAACTGGATAGTGCCTTGGCTGATGAAGATAAAACAGATAGTGAAGACGAATCAATTTTTGATGTTGAACAACATGAAAGCAATGCAATGGAAAGCATTCAGAAACATATTCGTTCAATGTTGCCCTATAGGTTTCAAGATTTATGTGCTGCTTTGATGAGAGGTATGAATTATTATGTGCGCGATATAGCGTCTCCGGGACCGGATGGCGGCATAGATATACTTGCTTATACCGACCAACTGGGAGGCAAGCCACCGCGCATTAAGGTTCAAGTCAAGCACGAATCTAAAAAATCAGGGCAGCCAGAGTTAAGGCAATTAGCGGGGATATTAACCGATGGCGATATCGGTGTTTTTATCTCATCCGCCGGTTTTGCTTCGGGTTGTCGCGATTTTGCTCGCAATAATTTAAAGCATTTGGAACTTATTGATATGGATATATTTGTAGATCTATGGCAAAAAAATTATGACAATCTGTCAGAAGAAGATAAATCATTATTGCCATTGCGATCAATTTATTTTTTAGATAAAAAGCGAGTGCAAGACGAATGA
- the nuoN gene encoding NADH-quinone oxidoreductase subunit NuoN has protein sequence MKASDLIISAASVEIFIFIAACSILCADLFLPKERRARLHWAAVAGLLIAAAATAGDFSSPPQSAMNGFFVASPFTALLKTTILLAAAGSLAFSRHYLQSTGMLRGEFHCLSLLAVLGMLVMVSAGHFLSLYMGLELMSLCLYALIAMRRNSVMASEAAIKYFVLGALASGLFLYGVSIIYGTTGQLYIRDVAEAIVSGHFASQMALTLGLVFMLAGLAFKLGAAPFHMWLPDVYQGAPAPVTLFIAAAPKVAAMAMLLRVLVESLGALSGDWRDMLIVLAVASLAVGNLTAIAQTNFKRMLAYSAIAHSGFMLLGVLAGGIGGVAAAMFYIIAYALMTVGGFGVLVLMSADGEEKSELADIKGLASRNGLAAGVLLLLMFSMAGIPPVVGFAAKLAVLEAAAHAGLIWLVVLAVLFSVVGAFYYLRVVKLMFFDKPEVDAATVSLTPAASVLLALIGVLVLFLGLFPGGLLALCEAAAWTSL, from the coding sequence ATGAAAGCCTCTGATTTAATTATTTCCGCAGCTAGCGTGGAAATTTTTATTTTCATAGCCGCATGTTCAATATTGTGTGCAGATTTGTTTTTGCCTAAAGAGCGGCGTGCGCGGCTGCATTGGGCAGCGGTTGCTGGTTTGCTTATTGCAGCAGCGGCAACGGCAGGTGATTTCTCATCGCCACCGCAGAGTGCCATGAACGGTTTTTTTGTCGCGAGTCCGTTTACTGCTTTGTTGAAAACAACGATTTTGCTGGCAGCGGCAGGTTCATTAGCGTTTTCTCGCCACTATTTACAAAGCACCGGAATGTTGCGCGGAGAGTTTCATTGCTTGTCGCTTTTAGCGGTTTTGGGAATGCTCGTTATGGTGTCAGCTGGACACTTTTTATCTCTGTATATGGGATTGGAATTAATGTCTTTGTGCCTTTATGCTCTGATTGCCATGCGCCGTAATAGTGTGATGGCATCTGAAGCGGCAATAAAATATTTTGTGCTCGGAGCTTTGGCATCAGGGTTGTTTTTGTACGGTGTATCTATCATATACGGAACCACCGGGCAACTCTATATTCGTGATGTGGCGGAAGCGATTGTATCTGGTCATTTTGCTAGCCAAATGGCGCTGACTTTGGGGTTGGTGTTTATGTTGGCGGGATTGGCTTTTAAATTAGGAGCGGCGCCGTTTCATATGTGGTTACCGGATGTCTATCAAGGTGCACCAGCACCGGTGACATTATTTATCGCTGCGGCGCCCAAAGTGGCGGCAATGGCGATGCTTTTGCGGGTGTTGGTAGAGTCTTTGGGTGCGTTAAGTGGTGACTGGCGCGATATGCTCATCGTGCTAGCGGTGGCATCATTGGCTGTCGGTAATCTTACCGCTATTGCTCAAACCAATTTCAAGCGAATGCTGGCATATTCGGCCATTGCGCACAGCGGTTTTATGTTGCTGGGTGTGTTAGCGGGTGGTATTGGCGGAGTGGCGGCGGCGATGTTTTACATTATCGCTTATGCGCTGATGACGGTCGGCGGTTTTGGCGTATTAGTGCTGATGTCTGCTGATGGCGAGGAAAAATCCGAATTAGCCGACATTAAAGGCTTGGCTTCGCGTAACGGGCTGGCTGCCGGTGTATTGTTGTTGCTCATGTTTTCTATGGCCGGAATTCCGCCAGTAGTGGGATTTGCAGCCAAACTGGCGGTTCTGGAAGCTGCTGCTCACGCCGGTTTGATTTGGTTGGTAGTGTTGGCGGTACTGTTTTCTGTGGTGGGAGCGTTTTATTATTTGCGCGTGGTTAAACTAATGTTTTTTGATAAACCAGAAGTTGATGCGGCAACAGTGTCACTAACGCCGGCTGCATCTGTATTGCTGGCATTAATTGGCGTGTTGGTGCTGTTTCTGGGGTTGTTTCCAGGCGGTTTGTTGGCGCTTTGCGAGGCAGCAGCGTGGACATCATTGTGA
- a CDS encoding NUDIX hydrolase codes for MSDNRPDFSETRLDGKTVFLGNVVRVETARVGLPDGGESAREVVYHPGAAVIVPLLDNDTVLLEWQFRYALGRHIWEFPAGKLEPDEEPRFAAERELLEETGYRAKRWDTMLSMETSPGFCNEIAHLFLARGLHYEGHPGEKDEFVEAVPVSLEKAFAMVQESVITDAKTIVGLYWLALNKARL; via the coding sequence GTGAGCGACAATCGCCCTGATTTTTCTGAAACGCGCCTTGACGGTAAAACCGTATTTTTAGGCAATGTGGTGCGAGTAGAAACTGCTCGAGTGGGCCTGCCCGATGGTGGAGAATCAGCACGAGAGGTGGTCTATCACCCTGGTGCGGCGGTGATTGTTCCTTTATTGGATAATGATACGGTGTTGCTGGAATGGCAGTTTAGATATGCTTTGGGGCGACACATTTGGGAATTTCCAGCGGGCAAGTTGGAGCCTGATGAAGAGCCACGTTTTGCAGCCGAACGCGAACTGCTGGAGGAAACTGGTTATCGTGCTAAACGCTGGGACACTATGCTGTCAATGGAAACCAGCCCCGGGTTTTGTAATGAAATTGCACATTTATTTTTAGCGAGAGGTTTGCATTATGAAGGCCATCCCGGCGAAAAAGACGAATTTGTTGAGGCAGTGCCGGTATCGTTGGAGAAGGCCTTTGCTATGGTACAAGAAAGCGTTATCACTGACGCCAAAACTATAGTTGGACTATACTGGCTGGCGCTCAACAAAGCAAGGCTGTGA
- a CDS encoding SAM-dependent methyltransferase: MPESASAADVIQTAITDVNGWLRFDEYLNIALHHPQVGYYGGGKVRFGTAGDFVTAPVLSPLFGQSLAQQIAEVLRCVGGDVLELGAGDGQLAIDIMPMLQAASISHRYHILETSAALRARQASRLPASVQWLSSLPESFCGVIIANEVLDAVPFRLFAKHSGKWLERGVTIKKSTLHWQNRPADDDAVRQRLQNLALPDDYETEVNPRAEGLVRTLAQTLKAGAIFIIDYGFGRNEYYHPQRARGTMMCHRAHHSDTEPLHCPGEKDITTHVDFTAIAEAGLDGGATLAGYTTQANFLINNGITDLLAAADNTDAVAWTKLAAGAQKLLAPHEMGELFKCIAFGKDISLPLSGFTRNDRRYQL, encoded by the coding sequence ATGCCCGAATCTGCTTCCGCTGCCGACGTTATACAAACCGCAATTACCGATGTTAACGGCTGGTTGCGCTTCGATGAATATCTTAACATCGCACTACATCACCCACAAGTAGGGTATTATGGCGGAGGAAAAGTTCGCTTTGGCACCGCCGGTGATTTTGTCACCGCTCCCGTCTTATCACCGCTATTTGGACAATCTTTAGCCCAACAAATAGCGGAAGTGTTGCGCTGTGTCGGTGGTGATGTGCTGGAGTTAGGTGCTGGCGATGGGCAGCTAGCTATTGACATCATGCCAATGTTGCAGGCGGCAAGTATCTCTCACCGCTATCATATTTTAGAAACTAGCGCGGCTTTACGAGCGCGACAAGCATCCCGACTGCCGGCGTCTGTACAATGGCTTTCATCATTACCGGAGTCATTTTGCGGAGTTATCATCGCCAATGAAGTCTTGGATGCCGTGCCATTTCGCCTATTTGCCAAGCACAGTGGAAAGTGGCTGGAACGTGGTGTAACGATAAAAAAAAGCACTTTACACTGGCAAAACCGTCCGGCTGATGATGACGCTGTTCGACAACGATTGCAAAATTTAGCCTTACCTGATGACTATGAAACTGAAGTTAATCCTCGTGCCGAAGGACTAGTAAGAACGCTAGCACAAACACTAAAAGCGGGAGCGATATTTATTATTGATTACGGATTTGGTCGCAATGAATACTATCATCCACAACGTGCCCGCGGCACCATGATGTGCCACCGCGCCCATCATTCCGACACCGAACCGCTACACTGCCCCGGAGAAAAAGACATTACTACGCATGTGGATTTCACTGCCATTGCCGAAGCAGGATTAGATGGTGGCGCAACGCTTGCCGGTTACACCACACAAGCGAATTTTTTAATCAATAACGGCATTACCGATTTACTTGCTGCCGCAGATAATACTGACGCGGTAGCATGGACAAAACTTGCGGCGGGAGCACAAAAATTGCTGGCGCCACACGAAATGGGAGAATTATTTAAGTGTATTGCCTTTGGTAAAGATATTTCTTTGCCATTGAGCGGTTTTACCCGAAACGACCGCCGATATCAATTGTGA
- the ttcA gene encoding tRNA 2-thiocytidine(32) synthetase TtcA translates to MADLRKQAHQAGILQQRLRREISRAITDYAMVEEGDRVMACLSGGKDSHAMLDVLLALRARAPVNFDIVAVVVDQGHPGFDSSLLERYFEKIKVPFRIVFQDTYTVVKRVIPDGATTCGLCSRLRRGILYRVAGEEGATKIALGHHADDIMETFFMNLFFGGVLKAMPPRLSSDKDRHVVIRPLAYCRERDIADYAARREFPIIPCNLCGATGGGARASTKKMLNKWESQHPGRVQNIFRALQNVTPSHLLDGRLFDFIGAGNEADAVPLPPLQGEIIHVFS, encoded by the coding sequence ATGGCCGATTTACGTAAGCAAGCGCACCAAGCAGGAATTTTGCAACAACGGTTGCGGCGGGAGATTAGCCGTGCTATTACTGATTATGCTATGGTTGAAGAGGGCGACCGCGTTATGGCGTGTTTGTCGGGTGGCAAAGATAGTCACGCCATGTTAGATGTTTTGCTAGCATTGCGCGCGCGTGCACCTGTGAATTTTGACATTGTAGCAGTGGTGGTAGATCAAGGGCATCCTGGTTTTGATTCCAGTCTGTTGGAGCGCTATTTTGAAAAAATAAAAGTACCTTTTCGTATTGTTTTTCAAGACACATACACGGTTGTTAAACGAGTTATTCCTGACGGTGCGACTACCTGCGGATTGTGTTCGCGATTACGGCGCGGAATTTTGTATCGTGTTGCCGGAGAGGAAGGTGCTACAAAAATTGCGCTTGGTCATCACGCCGATGATATTATGGAAACTTTTTTTATGAATTTGTTTTTTGGTGGTGTTCTTAAGGCTATGCCACCACGCCTGAGTAGCGATAAGGATCGGCACGTGGTGATTCGCCCGCTGGCGTATTGCCGTGAGCGCGATATTGCTGATTATGCAGCGCGGCGTGAATTTCCGATTATTCCGTGTAATTTATGCGGTGCAACTGGTGGCGGAGCCCGCGCTAGCACGAAAAAAATGTTAAATAAATGGGAATCTCAACATCCTGGACGAGTACAAAATATTTTTCGTGCTTTGCAAAACGTTACTCCATCACACTTATTGGATGGTCGGTTATTTGACTTTATCGGTGCCGGCAATGAAGCCGATGCCGTCCCATTGCCCCCCCTACAAGGAGAAATTATTCATGTCTTTTCTTGA
- the cysE gene encoding serine O-acetyltransferase, translated as MSFLERRKAEFEVYMQRDPVARNWWEIAFCYPGLHAVWIHRFNHFLWSHSWFWLARFFSHIGRFLTGVEIHPGAMLGQRIFIDHGMGIVIGGTAEVGDDCSIYQGVTLGGTTQTFKGKRHPTLEAGVIVGAGAKVLGPIVIGEQSRVGSNAVVVNEVPPHRTVLGIPARIIGESASVEDNPDEKKQFAAYAVDEESKSCEDMIETLTARVLQLETSIEEMKKKKKS; from the coding sequence ATGTCTTTTCTTGAACGCCGTAAGGCAGAGTTTGAAGTTTATATGCAGCGTGACCCGGTTGCGCGGAACTGGTGGGAAATCGCTTTTTGTTATCCTGGGTTGCATGCGGTATGGATACACAGGTTTAATCATTTTTTGTGGTCGCATAGCTGGTTTTGGCTGGCGCGTTTTTTCTCGCATATCGGGCGTTTCTTAACCGGTGTGGAAATTCATCCAGGTGCAATGTTGGGGCAGCGTATATTTATAGATCACGGTATGGGTATTGTCATTGGTGGTACTGCCGAAGTGGGAGATGATTGCTCTATTTATCAAGGAGTAACACTGGGTGGCACTACGCAAACATTTAAGGGAAAACGGCATCCGACATTAGAGGCAGGAGTTATCGTTGGTGCCGGTGCTAAAGTGCTGGGTCCGATTGTTATTGGTGAACAGTCGCGTGTTGGTTCTAATGCGGTAGTAGTTAATGAAGTACCGCCGCATCGTACGGTATTGGGCATTCCGGCACGTATTATTGGCGAGTCTGCTAGCGTTGAAGATAATCCGGATGAGAAAAAGCAATTTGCCGCTTATGCGGTTGATGAAGAGAGCAAGTCGTGCGAAGATATGATTGAAACGTTGACTGCACGGGTTCTCCAACTGGAAACGTCTATTGAGGAAATGAAAAAAAAGAAAAAAAGCTAG
- a CDS encoding MATE family efflux transporter, producing the protein MKYSLTQGSASRHVRRLAVPAAAGLFCNTLFNITDAFYAGWLATEAQAALAFSFPLFFILLSCCVGLSQAITARIAKAVGAKRLIRARYLAGQSLVLGVLVCVMIWITLLPLADILLRLMGASGQTHAWGLSYSLVIFAGAPAFIGAFVFNGILHAVGNTRAYRNSIAVATMVNIILDPALMFGWFGLPALGVAGVAWATVIAQAGCALYMLYTLSRTIIAKRWHWMFLIPRWRIISVLAGHASAPTTRMLCINSGFFIVTGFLGYVSDSAVAAYGIALRLEQLFLLPTIGLEVAMLTYAGQNFGAGQSRRVRIAYHFCIKCGWAVNMLGAVTMVFLGGQLIGLFNTDASVVTHGQHYLWLAAGLGPFYVLISIITALLLAAAHYKVLLVMNVLRQLIVPAALFYLLAVVLNMGVAGIWLSMFICNVVAAIVMFWYCQKILVHVSR; encoded by the coding sequence ATGAAATATAGTTTGACTCAAGGTTCGGCATCGCGCCATGTACGCCGGCTGGCTGTGCCGGCAGCGGCGGGGCTGTTTTGCAACACGTTATTTAACATCACCGATGCATTTTATGCCGGTTGGCTAGCTACTGAAGCGCAAGCGGCACTAGCGTTTTCGTTTCCATTATTTTTTATTTTGCTATCTTGTTGTGTGGGGCTTTCGCAGGCAATTACTGCTCGTATTGCCAAAGCGGTAGGTGCTAAACGGCTAATACGTGCGCGTTATCTAGCAGGACAGAGCTTAGTGCTAGGCGTGCTGGTGTGTGTGATGATATGGATTACGTTGCTACCGCTTGCTGATATATTGTTGCGATTAATGGGTGCTTCTGGACAAACTCACGCTTGGGGGCTTTCTTATTCTCTTGTTATTTTTGCAGGAGCACCGGCTTTTATCGGCGCGTTTGTATTCAATGGGATTTTGCATGCAGTGGGCAATACGCGAGCTTATCGCAATAGCATTGCCGTGGCGACGATGGTAAATATTATTCTCGACCCAGCACTCATGTTTGGCTGGTTTGGGTTACCTGCTTTGGGAGTGGCTGGCGTTGCTTGGGCGACAGTTATTGCCCAAGCCGGTTGTGCTTTGTATATGCTGTATACGCTGTCACGTACGATTATTGCAAAACGTTGGCATTGGATGTTTTTGATTCCACGTTGGCGTATCATCTCCGTTTTAGCTGGTCATGCGTCTGCGCCGACGACGAGAATGTTGTGTATTAATTCTGGTTTTTTTATTGTTACAGGGTTTTTAGGATATGTGAGTGATTCGGCAGTGGCTGCTTACGGTATTGCGTTACGTTTGGAGCAGTTGTTTTTATTGCCGACAATCGGTCTGGAAGTGGCGATGCTTACCTATGCAGGGCAAAATTTTGGCGCTGGACAATCGCGGCGAGTGCGTATTGCTTATCATTTTTGTATTAAATGTGGATGGGCTGTCAACATGCTGGGAGCAGTAACAATGGTGTTTTTGGGTGGGCAATTAATTGGATTATTCAATACGGATGCTTCGGTTGTTACTCACGGTCAGCACTATCTTTGGTTGGCTGCAGGACTGGGACCATTTTATGTGTTGATTAGCATAATAACGGCGCTACTATTGGCGGCGGCACATTATAAAGTGTTGCTAGTGATGAATGTGTTGCGGCAATTAATAGTGCCGGCAGCGTTGTTTTATTTGCTAGCGGTTGTGTTAAATATGGGGGTTGCTGGTATTTGGCTAAGTATGTTTATTTGTAATGTTGTTGCTGCAATAGTGATGTTCTGGTATTGCCAAAAAATTTTGGTACATGTGTCACGCTGA
- a CDS encoding AMP-binding protein, whose translation MDTTGLEKNAANYVPLTPLSLLQRTARVYPHRTALIYNNLKRSWKEVSERCQQLAAALQKNGIEPGDVVSFVAANTPELFEAHFAVPMSGAVLNACNVRLDATTLRYIFEHGESKIVFVDSEYASVVKSAVTGIKNPPLLVDIIDPAVPGERIGTCNYEEFMAQAENKKLFIMPKDEWTPITLNYTSGTTGNPKGVVYHHRGAYLMAMGTAVSWNVPAHNRYLCTVPMFHCNGWCHPWMQAILAGVSICMRKIDGADILRLIAKHEVQLMGGAPIVLNTIVNAAAGQPLPHKVQFISAAAPPPASVLQAAQALGFNVMHVYGLTETYGHTTMCAWKNDLWDTLPQEEQEKKMIRQGVGLPILEDWAVFDNNRNPVAQDGKTIGEIVMRGNVLMSGYLKNTSATNEVFAGGWFKTGDLGVWHEDDYLQVKDRLKDIIISGGENISSIAVENALCKHSAVAMAAVVAKPDEKWGETPCAFVEIKLDEATPTVDDIKAFCKQQLPSYMCPQHVIFFELPKTATGKIKKFELREQAKTL comes from the coding sequence ATGGACACAACAGGATTAGAAAAAAATGCAGCTAATTATGTACCTCTAACGCCATTGAGTTTATTACAGCGCACGGCTCGGGTTTACCCTCATCGCACAGCGCTTATTTACAACAATTTAAAACGCAGCTGGAAAGAAGTAAGTGAACGCTGTCAACAATTAGCTGCTGCATTACAAAAAAACGGCATTGAACCTGGTGATGTAGTATCTTTTGTCGCCGCCAACACACCAGAATTATTTGAAGCACACTTTGCCGTGCCCATGTCTGGCGCAGTACTCAATGCTTGCAACGTGCGTTTGGATGCAACAACACTACGCTATATTTTTGAACACGGCGAAAGTAAAATCGTCTTTGTAGACAGCGAATATGCGTCCGTTGTCAAATCCGCCGTCACCGGTATAAAAAACCCGCCCCTGCTGGTGGACATTATTGACCCCGCCGTACCGGGCGAGCGCATCGGTACCTGTAACTATGAAGAATTTATGGCACAGGCGGAAAATAAAAAGCTGTTTATCATGCCCAAAGACGAGTGGACACCGATAACGCTCAATTACACTTCTGGCACCACCGGAAATCCTAAAGGTGTGGTGTATCATCATCGTGGTGCATATTTGATGGCTATGGGTACCGCCGTCAGCTGGAATGTGCCCGCACACAACCGATACCTTTGTACAGTACCGATGTTTCATTGTAACGGCTGGTGTCATCCTTGGATGCAAGCTATACTGGCTGGCGTCAGCATTTGCATGCGGAAAATTGACGGCGCTGATATTTTGCGATTAATTGCCAAACACGAAGTACAGTTGATGGGAGGCGCACCGATTGTATTGAACACGATTGTCAATGCTGCTGCAGGACAACCGCTGCCGCATAAAGTCCAGTTTATTAGTGCAGCTGCACCACCGCCAGCATCCGTTTTACAAGCAGCACAGGCACTTGGCTTTAATGTTATGCACGTCTATGGGTTAACTGAAACCTATGGTCACACCACTATGTGTGCTTGGAAAAATGATTTGTGGGATACTCTGCCGCAAGAAGAGCAAGAGAAAAAAATGATTCGCCAAGGCGTAGGGTTGCCGATACTAGAAGATTGGGCAGTGTTTGACAACAATCGCAATCCAGTCGCCCAAGACGGCAAGACAATCGGAGAAATTGTAATGCGCGGCAACGTGCTTATGAGCGGTTATCTCAAAAACACATCCGCCACCAATGAGGTTTTTGCCGGCGGCTGGTTCAAAACTGGCGATTTGGGTGTCTGGCACGAAGATGATTACTTGCAAGTTAAAGATCGCCTTAAAGATATTATTATTTCCGGTGGTGAAAACATTTCTTCTATTGCCGTGGAAAATGCTTTGTGCAAACACTCTGCGGTGGCAATGGCGGCAGTAGTAGCCAAGCCAGATGAAAAATGGGGAGAAACACCATGCGCTTTTGTAGAAATAAAATTAGACGAAGCGACACCTACTGTTGATGATATCAAGGCTTTTTGCAAACAACAATTACCTTCCTATATGTGCCCACAGCACGTAATATTTTTTGAACTTCCAAAAACTGCCACTGGAAAAATAAAAAAATTTGAACTCCGCGAACAAGCAAAAACATTATAG
- a CDS encoding glycine cleavage system protein T yields MTNRPYIALGSRLRPSPFYEATRRWGAKAFTVYNHTLMPTVYDSAEADYARITNGVTLWDVAGERQVEISGPDAFAFTQYLTPRDLSSCAPGKCRYVLMTNQHGGVINDPVLLRLKENRFWLSAADADILLWCQGVALNSGFDVKLTRPDVSPLQLQGPNAPALAATLFGDWTSDLRYFHLRAFEYEGVPLVISRTGWSGELGFEIYLCDGSRGDWLWERIMELGAPYGIHPAAPSAIRRLEGGLLSYGADADMNDTPFHLGLGRLAQVNGDFDFIGKAALLAMYDKPLSRRLTGVVLTGEPLSAPSIRWWDVLASGKRIGKVRSAVYSPSLQQNIGMAMLDAPHDVANSSFSVLTEHGSTREGMAHELPFIVSKKP; encoded by the coding sequence ATGACTAATCGTCCATACATCGCACTAGGTAGCCGCCTGCGGCCGTCACCGTTCTACGAAGCCACACGCCGTTGGGGAGCAAAGGCTTTCACCGTCTATAACCACACCCTGATGCCAACAGTGTACGATTCTGCCGAGGCCGATTATGCACGCATTACTAACGGCGTAACTTTGTGGGATGTTGCCGGTGAGCGACAAGTAGAAATCAGCGGCCCCGACGCCTTTGCGTTCACGCAATACTTAACACCACGAGATTTGTCTTCTTGCGCACCGGGAAAATGCCGCTATGTGCTGATGACCAACCAACACGGTGGCGTCATTAACGACCCTGTATTGTTACGACTGAAGGAGAACCGTTTTTGGCTGTCGGCAGCGGATGCGGACATTTTGTTATGGTGTCAAGGCGTAGCGCTCAATAGCGGGTTTGATGTCAAATTAACGCGCCCTGACGTTTCGCCGCTACAATTACAAGGTCCCAACGCACCTGCGCTCGCTGCCACTTTATTTGGTGATTGGACCAGCGATTTGCGTTACTTTCATCTGCGGGCCTTTGAATATGAAGGAGTGCCATTGGTCATCTCTCGCACAGGCTGGAGCGGTGAACTGGGTTTTGAAATTTACTTGTGTGATGGCTCGCGCGGTGACTGGCTATGGGAACGCATCATGGAATTGGGAGCTCCTTATGGCATTCATCCAGCAGCACCGTCTGCTATTCGCCGGTTAGAAGGCGGCTTACTTTCATATGGCGCTGACGCCGACATGAACGATACGCCCTTTCATTTAGGGCTGGGGCGGCTAGCACAAGTAAATGGAGATTTTGATTTTATTGGTAAGGCAGCATTGCTGGCGATGTACGACAAACCACTGTCCCGCCGCCTAACCGGTGTAGTATTGACCGGCGAGCCATTGTCGGCACCGTCAATTCGATGGTGGGATGTACTTGCCTCTGGCAAACGCATTGGCAAGGTACGCAGTGCCGTATATTCGCCGTCTTTACAGCAAAATATCGGCATGGCAATGTTAGATGCACCACATGACGTGGCCAACAGCTCTTTTAGCGTGCTCACCGAACACGGCAGCACACGCGAAGGAATGGCGCACGAACTACCTTTTATCGTTTCAAAAAAACCTTAA
- a CDS encoding DUF1326 domain-containing protein has translation MKWHIRGDVILSCNCDVFCPCVVSLGKARPSHGYCHSWWGVRIKHGSYGEETLDDLCVGILLDVPGRMGEGGWTVALYIDDKANNTAFSGLQKIFTGQAGGSLGILSLLIANILGVERAKINFTDTDGGWHMLTTSANRKISDCAVNRLPGQREGEDVVIHNSQYWVAPDVTVAVGSKSRVRAFGRVWDFSGQSAEYATVSWLSDD, from the coding sequence ATGAAATGGCACATTCGAGGAGATGTTATCCTCAGTTGCAACTGCGACGTATTTTGTCCGTGCGTGGTATCGCTGGGCAAAGCTCGCCCTTCACACGGCTATTGTCATTCCTGGTGGGGGGTGCGAATCAAACACGGCAGCTACGGTGAGGAAACTCTGGACGACCTGTGTGTCGGTATTTTGCTAGACGTCCCTGGTCGCATGGGAGAAGGCGGTTGGACCGTTGCTCTATATATTGACGACAAAGCTAATAATACAGCGTTTTCCGGATTGCAGAAAATTTTTACTGGACAAGCTGGCGGCTCACTGGGAATTTTGTCCTTACTCATCGCCAATATATTAGGAGTTGAACGTGCCAAAATTAATTTTACCGACACCGATGGTGGCTGGCATATGCTGACCACCAGTGCAAACCGAAAAATATCAGATTGCGCTGTCAATCGTCTACCCGGTCAACGTGAAGGAGAAGACGTAGTGATTCACAATTCTCAATATTGGGTGGCACCCGATGTGACCGTCGCCGTTGGCAGCAAAAGCCGCGTGCGTGCGTTTGGCCGCGTATGGGATTTTTCTGGACAGAGCGCCGAATACGCCACAGTTTCTTGGCTAAGCGATGACTAA
- a CDS encoding tail protein X has translation MANYHTTADEHLDAIVAFYYGVEKANTALRIVLDANPRLAYFGVIIPKGVTIKLPAFPSTAVRGVALWD, from the coding sequence ATGGCTAATTATCATACCACCGCCGATGAACATTTAGACGCGATTGTCGCGTTTTATTATGGGGTAGAAAAAGCAAATACAGCTCTTAGAATTGTGCTGGACGCTAATCCTAGGTTGGCTTATTTCGGCGTCATTATTCCTAAAGGAGTGACAATAAAATTACCCGCTTTTCCGTCTACGGCGGTTAGAGGTGTAGCCTTATGGGATTAG